The genomic interval ATTTCCACATGCGCAAATACTGGAACACCTAGGTACATAAAAACAGGGCAATGCATAAGCATTTGATTAGAAACGCCAGCCGCCGTTTTTTTAAGGCAGGCTCACCAAACACGTGATCTACCTTGTTCTGAGGGCCTGCCAAGCCGCGTCGATGTCCGCGTAAAGGTTTTTTTCCGATGGTTTGCCAGTGCTCACTCCGTAACCGGAGTAATCGTAGGAGAAGACGTTGCAGTTGATGCGGGAGCCTAAGCCGATGTAGAAGCTGCACATCTGGCCCAGGTCGACAGCATTGCCGTGGGAGAAGAGCAGTGTATACCGGCTGGAAGGAGCGCAGCGCACGAACATGCATCCCAGCCGGTTATCGCGGGCCGTGCGCGAGAAGAAGACCTCCACAGCGTCCAGCTCCCTCTGGGAGTACTGCCAGTCTGCGCGCTCAGTCAAGTGCAGGCTGCAGCTTCCGGTTGGCGTCCCCACGGCCGCCCCTCCTTCCTGCTGTTCCGGCTGCATCACCGTGTAAGTGGGCTCCGGGGGCAGGAAAGCCAGCTTGGCAGCGATGCGGCTGGGGCAGGGCGGGCAGCAGAAGAGCCAACACAGCTCCCCCAGAGAGAAACCGTTCATTCTGGGGCCTTGTTCTGGCATCAGAGACGCTTGAGGGGAAACCAGGCCAAAGGAAGACAGCGAGCGGGGATGGATCCGGGAGCGACGCCGGAGGAAACGTCTTGGCCGGAGCTAAACAGAGAAGC from Sceloporus undulatus isolate JIND9_A2432 ecotype Alabama chromosome 6, SceUnd_v1.1, whole genome shotgun sequence carries:
- the ABHD17C gene encoding alpha/beta hydrolase domain-containing protein 17C isoform X2, giving the protein MPEQGPRMNGFSLGELCWLFCCPPCPSRIAAKLAFLPPEPTYTVMQPEQQEGGAAVGTPTGSCSLHLTERADWQYSQRELDAVEVFFSRTARDNRLGCMFVRCAPSSRYTLLFSHGNAVDLGQMCSFYIGLGSRINCNVFSYDYSGYGVSTGKPSEKNLYADIDAAWQALRTRYGVSPENIILYGQSIGTVPTVDLASRYECAAVILHSPLMSGLRVAFPDTRKTYCFDAFPREIFSFSDTGIALNMQDT
- the ABHD17C gene encoding alpha/beta hydrolase domain-containing protein 17C isoform X1 codes for the protein MPEQGPRMNGFSLGELCWLFCCPPCPSRIAAKLAFLPPEPTYTVMQPEQQEGGAAVGTPTGSCSLHLTERADWQYSQRELDAVEVFFSRTARDNRLGCMFVRCAPSSRYTLLFSHGNAVDLGQMCSFYIGLGSRINCNVFSYDYSGYGVSTGKPSEKNLYADIDAAWQALRTRYGVSPENIILYGQSIGTVPTVDLASRYECAAVILHSPLMSGLRVAFPDTRKTYCFDAFPSIDKISKVTSPVLVIHGTEDEVIDFSHGLAMYERCPRAVEPLWVEGAGHNDIELYAQYLERLKQFISHELPNS